Below is a genomic region from Burkholderia pseudomultivorans.
CACGATGTATCGCCGCGTGATCCTGCCGTCGGCGCTGCGCCGCGCGCTGCCGCTGTACAGCAACGAGGTGATCCTGATGCTGCACGCGACGACCGTCGCCTTCACGGCGACCGTGCCGGACATCCTGAAGGTCGCGCGCGATGCGAATTCGGCGACCTACATGGCGTTCCAGTCGTTCGGGATCGCCGCGCTGATCTATCTTGCGGTATCGTTCGCACTCGTCGCGGCGTTTCGTCGCGCGGAGCGCCACTGGCTCGCGTATCTCGCGGCCGGCCGTCATTGATTTCACTTCGAGGAGAGCCAGTTGGCCGAGATCACTCAAACGAGCGCGTCCGCTTCCGTGAAGCTTGCCGCGGTCGACATTCACAAGCGCTACGGCGACAACGAGGTGCTCAAGGGCGTGTCGCTGAACGCGAAAGCGGGCGACGTCATCAGCATCATCGGCGCGAGCGGCTCGGGCAAGAGCACGTTCCTGCGCTGCATCAATTTCCTCGAACGGCCGAATGCGGGGCAGATCGTCGTCGACGGCGAAGCCGTGCGCACGAAGACCGACAAGGCCGGTGCGCTCGAGGTGGCCGATCACAAGCAGCTGCAGCGCATTCGCACGAAGCTTGCGATGGTGTTCCAGCACTTCAATCTGTGGGCGCACATGAACGTGCTCGAGAACGTGATGGAAGCGCCCGTGCACGTGCTCGGCATTTCGAAGAAGGAAGCCGAGGAGCGCGCGCGCGAGTATCTGGAGAAGGTCGGCCTGCCGCCGCGCGTGGAGAAACAGTATCCGTCGCACCTGTCGGGCGGCCAGCAGCAGCGTGTCGCGATCGCGCGCGCGCTCGCGATGCATCCCGACGTGATGCTGTTCGACGAGCCCACTTCGGCGCTTGACCCGGAACTCGTCGGCGAAGTGCTGAAGGTGATGCAGAAGCTGGCCGAGGAAGGCCGCACGATGATCGTCGTCACGCACGAGATGGGTTTTGCGCGCAACGTGTCGAACCACGTGATGTTCCTGCACCAGGGGCGGACCGAGGAAGAGGGCGATCCGAAGGAGGTGCTGGTGCGCCCGCAGAGCGAGCGGCTGAAGCAGTTCCTGTCGGGCAGCCTCAAGTAACGGTAACGGAACAGGCAGGCTGCACGTGGTACCGGTGTCTCGTCCCGCAGGCGCCACCCGCACGACGCAGGTGGCGATCGTCGCATTGCCGCCCGTGTCGATGTCGGGCGTGGGTCCGATCGTCGATGCGTTGAACCTGGCGAACGAGATCGACGGGCGCCTGCTGTACCGCTGGCAGGTGTGCTCGTGGGACGGGCGGCCGGTGCCGCTCGCCGGCGGTGCGCAGTGGCATGCCGATGCAGCGTTCAACGATGCGATCGCGTGCGACTGGCTGATCGTCGTGTCGGAGCGGTTTCAGCAG
It encodes:
- a CDS encoding ABC transporter ATP-binding protein; its protein translation is MAEITQTSASASVKLAAVDIHKRYGDNEVLKGVSLNAKAGDVISIIGASGSGKSTFLRCINFLERPNAGQIVVDGEAVRTKTDKAGALEVADHKQLQRIRTKLAMVFQHFNLWAHMNVLENVMEAPVHVLGISKKEAEERAREYLEKVGLPPRVEKQYPSHLSGGQQQRVAIARALAMHPDVMLFDEPTSALDPELVGEVLKVMQKLAEEGRTMIVVTHEMGFARNVSNHVMFLHQGRTEEEGDPKEVLVRPQSERLKQFLSGSLK